Genomic window (Candidatus Aegiribacteria sp.):
TGAACAGCATGTAAGTAATTTCTGAAATATTCAAATATTCGTATATAATTCATTGTATTGTGTGCATTATAAATCTCATATACCTATCGTAGCGTTCAGTGATTGGCGATATAGCTTCATATTTGCTCCAATTTAAATATTTTTCAGGGGTTGACATTGAGTTTTCCGCCTTCTAGCTTTATGTAACAGCAACAGGGAGGGGGTGAACAAGTGACTAAAAAAGATCTCGTTGCACAGGTTGCCGACAACGCGTGCATAACCAAGAAACAGGCAGGTGTTGCCGTAGATGCAATTCTTGATGGAATCAAGGATGCACTCGGTGGAGGCCAGAAGGTTAGCCTTGTCGGTTTCGGAACTTTTTCCGTAAAACATCGTGAGCAAAGGACGGGTGTAAACCCGGCAAACGGTCAGAAGATGACTTATCCTGCGAAAGACGTACCGCATTTCAAAGCAGGAAAAGGTTTGAAAGACGCTGTCTATTAAAGAATTCAGCATTCTACCGGGGGGCGGACATATTCTGTCCCCCATTTCCTATTCCCGAAAATATTATGCCACTTGATCTTTCAGTAATTATTACATCGTACAACAGTTCCTCTACTCTGAGTGATACAATCGAATCACTTCTTCGTCTGAATCCTGATGAAACACCAAAGGAAATCATTGTAGTGGACAACGCATCCTCTGACGGATCCGCTGACATCGCGCAGAGCTTTCCGGAACTGCAAGTACTCCGTTCTACCGTAAATCAGGGGCTTGCTACAGCAAATAACAGAGGGGCAGAAATCTCAACCGGCAGAAGCCTTCTCTTCCTTAATCCTGATACGGAAATACTGCCGGGAGCACTGAATACTCTGATGAAGTTTGAAGAAACACACCCCGATGCAGGCCTGCTCGGTCCAGCCATGCTTGATTCCACAGATACTGTTCTATCAACCGCAAGAACTTTCCCCACATTGATTGATATCATGCTCAGGAGAACCCTTCTTGGAAAACTGCCGGGAACTCAAGCTCAACAGAGGAAACATCTCTTCTCAGCAGAGATGAACAATCCTTCCAGAACCGACTGGCTGGTTGGAGCAGCGCTATGGCTGACCGGATCAGGCAGGAAAGAATTCGGACTGATGTCTCCCAAATATTTCCTGTATTTTGAAGATGTGGAATGGTGCTTTCGCGCACATAAAGCAGGAATGGAAGTCTGGTTCGTACCTGATGCAGTTATAAAGCACGCATGCAGACGGGAGAGCGCCGGTAAACCGGGGAAAGCTCTCTGGTTCCACCTCCGGAGTATGGTTAGATTTTTTATTGAACATCCTTCAGTAGCAATCGGAAAGCATAAAGCATCCTGGAACAAGAAGGACAGGCTCATTTGAAGCAACGAAGAAACGCAACTGTATTTCTCCTGCCTATAGGCGATTTCATACTTGTAATCGGAGTGTTCCTGCTTGGATACTGGCTCCGGCACTACATACTTTCCGATGCGCTTCTGGATTTGTTTCAAATTCCCAATGATTTCAGACTGGGTCTGTGGCACTATGCGATCTCCGGTTCTGTAATGGCATGCATTGAACTTGTGATGCTTTGGGCTTTTGGAGTATACAGAGCAAAATTCGGAGTAGCACAGGTTGAAGAGCTTGCCTGGATCATACAATCATCATTTATGGCCGCGATTATTACCTTTGCGTTCACCTTCGCTTCCCGACAGCTTCTGTTCTCCAGATTTGTGCTCCTTTTCTCTTTTCCGGCAGCTTCCATAGCAGTCTCATTCTGGCATTATCTTTACCATCGGCTATCCCGGCTGCTTGCTCTCAGGTC
Coding sequences:
- a CDS encoding HU family DNA-binding protein, yielding MTKKDLVAQVADNACITKKQAGVAVDAILDGIKDALGGGQKVSLVGFGTFSVKHREQRTGVNPANGQKMTYPAKDVPHFKAGKGLKDAVY
- a CDS encoding glycosyltransferase family 2 protein, with the protein product MPLDLSVIITSYNSSSTLSDTIESLLRLNPDETPKEIIVVDNASSDGSADIAQSFPELQVLRSTVNQGLATANNRGAEISTGRSLLFLNPDTEILPGALNTLMKFEETHPDAGLLGPAMLDSTDTVLSTARTFPTLIDIMLRRTLLGKLPGTQAQQRKHLFSAEMNNPSRTDWLVGAALWLTGSGRKEFGLMSPKYFLYFEDVEWCFRAHKAGMEVWFVPDAVIKHACRRESAGKPGKALWFHLRSMVRFFIEHPSVAIGKHKASWNKKDRLI